The proteins below come from a single Pandoraea apista genomic window:
- a CDS encoding carbohydrate kinase family protein has protein sequence MTTVICGSLAYDNIMTFEGRFGEHILPDQVHILNVSFLVPTMRRNFGGCAGNIGYSLHLLGGSPVVMGMVGDDGGAYLERFQSLGMTTEFVRTVADSMTANAMITTDLDNNQITAFHPGAMMFSARNRVADVKGATLGIVAPDAPDAMLVHAEGFAAAGVPFMFDPGQGLPLLSAEALRRMVELATYLAVNDYEAKLLCSKTGWSMEDLRSQVEALVVTRGEHGALIFADGKQYDIPAVTAKRVVDPTGCGDAFRGGLLYGIEKGLDWPTTGRLASLMGSLKIAEQGPQTYAPTRSDIEAQYVEAFGHRFE, from the coding sequence GTGACTACCGTGATCTGCGGCTCGCTCGCCTACGACAACATCATGACGTTCGAAGGCCGCTTCGGCGAGCATATCCTGCCCGATCAGGTACACATCCTGAACGTCAGCTTCCTCGTGCCGACGATGCGCCGCAACTTTGGCGGCTGCGCCGGCAACATCGGCTACAGCCTGCACCTGCTGGGCGGCTCGCCGGTGGTGATGGGAATGGTCGGCGACGATGGCGGCGCCTACCTCGAGCGTTTTCAGTCGCTTGGCATGACGACGGAATTCGTGCGCACCGTTGCCGACAGCATGACGGCGAACGCCATGATCACGACCGATCTGGACAACAACCAGATCACCGCTTTCCACCCCGGCGCCATGATGTTCTCGGCACGGAATCGCGTGGCCGATGTGAAAGGCGCCACGCTCGGCATTGTGGCCCCCGACGCCCCGGATGCCATGCTCGTCCACGCCGAAGGCTTCGCCGCGGCGGGCGTGCCGTTCATGTTCGACCCGGGCCAGGGCTTGCCGCTGCTCTCGGCTGAGGCACTGCGTCGCATGGTGGAACTCGCAACGTATCTCGCGGTCAACGACTACGAAGCCAAGCTCCTCTGCTCGAAGACCGGCTGGTCGATGGAAGACCTGCGGTCGCAAGTGGAGGCACTTGTCGTCACGCGCGGAGAACATGGGGCCCTGATCTTCGCCGACGGCAAGCAGTACGATATTCCTGCCGTGACCGCCAAGCGTGTCGTCGATCCCACCGGGTGCGGCGATGCCTTCCGTGGCGGATTGCTGTATGGCATCGAAAAGGGCCTCGACTGGCCGACGACCGGCCGCCTGGCCAGTCTGATGGGCTCGCTCAAGATTGCCGAGCAAGGCCCGCAGACTTACGCACCCACGCGCAGCGACATCGAAGCGCAATATGTAGAAGCGTTCGGCCACCGCTTCGAATGA
- the accC gene encoding acetyl-CoA carboxylase biotin carboxylase subunit produces MFEKILIANRGEIALRIQRACREMGIKTVVVYSEADKEAKYVKLADEAVCIGPAPSPLSYLNMPALISAAEVTDAQAIHPGYGFLSENADFAERVEQSGFTFIGPRPDTIRLMGDKVSAKQTMIKTGVPCVPGSEGALPDDPKEIVRIARQIGYPVIIKAAGGGGGRGMRVVHTEAALVNAVNMTREEAGRAFGNPEVYMEKFLENPRHIEIQILADKHKNAIWLGERDCSMQRRHQKVIEEATAPLIPRRLIERIGDRCADACKKMGYVGAGTFEFLFENNEFYFIEMNTRVQVEHPVTEMITGIDIVQEQIRIAAGEKLAYRQRDIQFQGHAIECRINAEDPFKFTPSPGRITAWHMPGGPGIRVDSHAYNGYFVPPNYDSMIGKLIAYGATRDQAIRRMRVALSEIVIEGIQTNIPLHRELMLDAKFVEGGTSIHYLEHKLAQKSAVGGN; encoded by the coding sequence ATGTTTGAAAAAATTCTCATCGCCAACCGCGGCGAAATCGCTTTGCGCATCCAGCGCGCATGCCGCGAGATGGGCATCAAGACCGTCGTGGTCTACTCCGAAGCCGACAAGGAAGCGAAGTACGTCAAGCTCGCTGACGAAGCCGTCTGTATCGGCCCGGCACCCTCGCCGCTGAGCTATCTGAACATGCCGGCGCTCATCAGCGCGGCGGAAGTCACCGACGCTCAGGCCATCCACCCGGGCTATGGCTTCCTCTCCGAGAACGCCGACTTCGCCGAGCGCGTCGAGCAATCGGGTTTCACGTTCATCGGTCCGCGCCCCGACACCATTCGCCTGATGGGCGACAAGGTCTCGGCCAAGCAGACGATGATCAAGACCGGCGTGCCTTGCGTGCCGGGTTCGGAAGGCGCGTTGCCCGACGATCCGAAGGAAATCGTGCGCATTGCACGTCAGATCGGCTATCCGGTGATCATCAAGGCCGCAGGCGGCGGCGGTGGTCGCGGCATGCGCGTGGTGCACACGGAAGCGGCGCTTGTGAACGCGGTCAACATGACCCGCGAAGAAGCCGGCCGTGCCTTCGGCAACCCGGAAGTCTATATGGAGAAGTTCCTCGAGAACCCGCGCCATATCGAAATCCAGATTCTCGCCGACAAGCACAAGAATGCGATCTGGCTGGGCGAGCGTGACTGCTCTATGCAGCGCCGCCACCAGAAGGTGATCGAAGAAGCGACCGCACCGCTGATTCCGCGCCGTCTGATCGAGCGCATCGGCGATCGCTGCGCCGACGCCTGCAAGAAGATGGGCTATGTCGGTGCCGGCACGTTCGAGTTCCTGTTCGAGAACAATGAGTTCTACTTCATCGAAATGAACACGCGCGTGCAGGTCGAGCATCCCGTCACGGAGATGATCACGGGTATCGATATCGTGCAGGAGCAGATCCGCATCGCGGCCGGCGAGAAGCTCGCCTACCGTCAGCGCGATATCCAGTTCCAGGGCCATGCTATCGAGTGCCGTATCAACGCCGAAGACCCGTTCAAGTTCACGCCGTCGCCGGGCCGCATTACTGCCTGGCATATGCCGGGTGGCCCCGGCATCCGCGTCGATTCGCATGCTTATAACGGCTACTTCGTGCCGCCTAACTACGATTCGATGATCGGCAAGCTGATCGCCTACGGCGCAACGCGCGATCAGGCGATTCGCCGCATGCGTGTGGCGCTGTCGGAAATCGTGATCGAAGGCATCCAGACGAACATCCCGCTGCACCGGGAATTGATGCTCGACGCCAAGTTTGTCGAAGGCGGCACGAGCATCCATTATCTGGAACACAAGCTGGCGCAGAAGTCTGCCGTCGGCGGCAATTAA
- a CDS encoding ribonucleoside-diphosphate reductase subunit alpha — translation MQTNENLTRPNPTPAANAGSGTGASAPQTTGAFEPATNADFKVIRRNGAVVGFEPSKIAIAVTKAFLAVNGGQGAASARVRELVEQLTENVVRALVRSRPNGGTFHIEDIQDQVELALMRAGEHNVARAYVLYREKRSQERAHAIETTQEAATPDAPVLRVTDNGVTRALDMSVLRGVVQAACENLGDEVDAEPILTETIKNLYDGVPLSQVYDSAILASRTLIEKEPAYSLVTARILMHTIRREILGEEVPQGEMAARYVEYFPRFIKQGVEAELLDEQLLSFDLAKLGAALDASRDLQFNYLGLQTLYDRYFLHIDGHRIEMPQAFYMRVAMGLALNEVEREARAIEFYQILSSFDFMSSTPTLFNSGTRRSQLSSCYLTTVSDDLEGIYEALKENALLSKFAGGLGNDWTQVRALGSHIKGTNGKSQGVVPFLKVVNDTAVAVNQGGKRKGAVCAYLETWHLDIEEFLELRKNTGDDRRRTHDMNTANWIPDLFMKRVMEGAEWTLFSPSTCPDLHDKYGKAFEQAYTAYEDKAARGEIKLFKKVPAQALWRKMLGMLFETGHPWITFKDPCNIRSPQQHVGVVHSSNLCTEITLNTSETEIAVCNLGSVNLVAHLKQTANGYELDHEKLQRTIRVAMRMLDNVIDINYYAVAKARNSNLHHRPVGMGIMGFQDCLHLLRTPYASNDAVEFADRSMEAVCYYAYWASTELAKERGQYSSYKGSLWDRGILPQDSLKLLAEERGGYVDVDLSSTLDWDSLRKHIADHGMRNSNCVAIAPTATISNIIGVSACIEPTFQNLYVKSNLSGEFTVVNEYLVRDLKARGLWDEVMVADLKYFDGSLARIDRVPADLREIYATAFEVEPKWLVEAASRRQKWIDQAQSLNIYMAGASGKKLDETYKLAWTRGLKTTYYLRTMAATHVEKSTVSRGALNAVPSSGGLSGGLSAEPTSPLAQPMPEAEGAVCTMRPGDPGFEECEACQ, via the coding sequence ATGCAGACTAACGAAAACCTCACCCGCCCGAACCCGACGCCCGCCGCGAATGCCGGCAGTGGCACGGGTGCGTCGGCGCCCCAGACGACGGGCGCATTCGAGCCGGCCACCAACGCCGACTTCAAAGTGATTCGACGCAACGGCGCGGTGGTGGGTTTCGAGCCGTCGAAGATCGCGATCGCCGTGACCAAGGCGTTCCTGGCCGTGAACGGCGGTCAAGGTGCGGCTTCGGCGCGCGTACGCGAACTCGTGGAGCAATTGACGGAGAACGTTGTGCGCGCATTGGTGCGCAGCCGCCCGAACGGCGGTACGTTCCATATCGAAGACATTCAGGATCAGGTCGAACTCGCGCTCATGCGCGCAGGCGAACACAATGTGGCCCGTGCCTACGTGCTGTATCGCGAGAAGCGTTCGCAAGAGCGCGCTCACGCGATCGAGACCACGCAGGAAGCCGCAACGCCCGACGCGCCGGTGCTGCGCGTGACCGACAACGGGGTGACGCGTGCGCTCGACATGAGCGTGTTGCGCGGCGTGGTGCAAGCCGCGTGCGAAAACCTTGGCGATGAAGTCGACGCCGAACCGATCCTGACCGAGACCATCAAGAATCTGTACGACGGCGTGCCGCTGTCGCAGGTCTACGATTCGGCGATCCTCGCCTCGCGTACCCTCATCGAGAAGGAACCGGCGTACAGCCTGGTCACGGCCCGTATTCTGATGCACACGATCCGCCGCGAAATCCTCGGCGAGGAAGTGCCGCAGGGCGAAATGGCGGCTCGCTACGTCGAGTACTTCCCGCGTTTCATCAAACAGGGTGTCGAAGCCGAACTGCTCGACGAGCAACTGCTCTCGTTCGATCTGGCCAAGCTGGGTGCCGCGCTCGACGCATCGCGCGACCTGCAATTCAACTACCTCGGCCTGCAAACGCTGTACGACCGCTACTTCCTGCACATCGACGGCCATCGCATCGAAATGCCGCAGGCGTTCTACATGCGGGTTGCCATGGGCCTGGCGCTGAACGAAGTCGAGCGCGAAGCGCGTGCGATCGAGTTCTACCAGATCCTGTCGAGCTTCGACTTCATGAGCTCGACGCCGACGCTGTTCAACTCGGGCACGCGTCGCTCGCAGCTTTCCTCGTGCTACCTGACGACCGTCTCGGACGATCTGGAAGGGATCTACGAGGCGCTCAAGGAAAACGCACTGCTCTCGAAGTTCGCCGGCGGTCTGGGCAACGACTGGACGCAGGTTCGCGCGCTCGGCTCGCACATCAAGGGCACGAACGGCAAGAGCCAGGGTGTGGTGCCGTTTCTGAAGGTGGTCAACGACACGGCCGTGGCCGTGAATCAGGGCGGCAAGCGCAAGGGCGCAGTCTGCGCGTACCTGGAAACGTGGCACCTGGACATCGAAGAATTCCTGGAACTGCGCAAGAACACGGGCGACGATCGCCGTCGTACGCACGACATGAACACGGCGAACTGGATTCCCGACCTGTTCATGAAGCGCGTGATGGAAGGTGCCGAGTGGACGCTGTTCTCGCCGTCGACCTGCCCGGATCTGCACGACAAGTACGGCAAGGCTTTCGAACAGGCTTACACGGCTTACGAAGACAAGGCCGCGCGCGGCGAGATCAAGCTGTTCAAGAAGGTGCCGGCGCAGGCGCTCTGGCGCAAGATGTTGGGCATGCTGTTCGAAACCGGCCACCCGTGGATCACGTTCAAGGACCCGTGCAACATCCGCTCGCCGCAGCAACACGTGGGCGTGGTGCACTCGTCGAACCTGTGCACGGAAATCACGCTCAACACGAGCGAGACCGAAATCGCCGTGTGTAACCTCGGCTCGGTGAACCTCGTGGCTCACCTGAAGCAGACGGCCAACGGCTACGAACTGGATCACGAAAAGCTGCAACGCACCATTCGTGTGGCAATGCGCATGCTCGATAACGTCATCGACATCAATTACTACGCGGTGGCGAAGGCGCGCAATTCGAACCTGCATCACCGTCCGGTGGGCATGGGCATCATGGGCTTCCAGGACTGCCTGCACCTGCTGCGCACGCCCTACGCGTCGAACGACGCGGTCGAATTTGCCGACCGTTCGATGGAAGCCGTTTGCTACTACGCTTACTGGGCATCGACCGAGCTGGCTAAGGAACGCGGTCAGTATTCGTCGTACAAGGGTTCGCTGTGGGATCGTGGCATCCTGCCGCAAGATTCGCTCAAGCTGCTGGCCGAGGAGCGTGGCGGTTATGTCGACGTCGACCTGTCGAGCACGCTCGATTGGGACAGCCTGCGCAAACACATCGCCGATCACGGCATGCGCAACTCGAACTGCGTGGCCATTGCCCCGACGGCCACGATCTCGAACATCATCGGCGTCTCGGCCTGTATCGAGCCGACGTTCCAGAACCTTTACGTGAAGTCGAACCTGTCGGGCGAGTTCACTGTGGTCAACGAGTATCTGGTGCGTGACCTGAAGGCCCGTGGCCTGTGGGACGAAGTGATGGTCGCCGACCTGAAGTACTTCGACGGTTCGCTCGCCCGCATCGATCGCGTGCCGGCCGACCTGCGCGAGATCTACGCCACGGCGTTTGAAGTCGAGCCGAAGTGGTTGGTCGAGGCGGCATCGCGTCGTCAGAAGTGGATCGATCAGGCGCAGTCGCTCAACATCTATATGGCAGGCGCATCGGGCAAGAAGCTCGATGAGACATACAAGCTGGCATGGACGCGTGGGCTGAAGACCACGTATTACCTGCGTACGATGGCCGCAACGCACGTCGAGAAGTCGACGGTGAGCCGTGGCGCGCTGAACGCCGTGCCGAGTTCGGGCGGTTTGTCGGGTGGCCTCTCCGCCGAGCCGACCTCGCCGCTGGCACAGCCGATGCCGGAAGCCGAAGGCGCGGTCTGCACGATGCGTCCGGGCGACCCCGGCTTCGAAGAGTGCGAGGCTTGCCAGTAA
- a CDS encoding ribonucleotide-diphosphate reductase subunit beta, which produces MLNWEEDTTAAKSAAPSAAPAPASNILGTQGDTPSVIASQSTRRVSASDKRVINGTTDVNQLVPFKYKWAWEKYLAGCANHWMPQEINMSRDIALWKDPNGLTEDERRIIKRNLGFFVTADSLAANNIVLGTYRHITAPECRQFLLRQAFEEAIHTHAYQYIVESLGLDEGEIFNAYHEVPSIRDKDEFLLPFIEVVADPSFQTGTQEADQKLLRSLIVFACIMEGLFFYVGFTQILALGRQNKMTGAAEQYQYILRDESMHCNFGIDLINQVKLENPNLWTPEFREEIRELFKKAVELEYRYAEDTMPRGVLGLNAGMFKSYLRFIANRRCAQIGLEALYPNEENPFPWMSEMIDLKKERNFFETRVIEYQTGGALSWD; this is translated from the coding sequence ATGCTTAACTGGGAAGAAGACACTACCGCCGCCAAATCGGCCGCCCCCTCCGCTGCTCCGGCCCCTGCGTCGAACATTCTCGGCACCCAAGGGGATACCCCGAGTGTGATCGCTTCGCAGTCGACGCGCCGTGTGAGCGCGTCCGACAAGCGCGTGATCAACGGCACGACGGACGTGAACCAACTGGTGCCCTTCAAGTACAAGTGGGCCTGGGAAAAATATCTGGCCGGTTGCGCGAACCACTGGATGCCGCAGGAAATCAACATGTCGCGCGACATCGCGCTGTGGAAAGATCCGAACGGTCTGACCGAAGACGAGCGCCGCATCATCAAGCGCAACCTCGGCTTCTTCGTGACGGCCGACTCGCTCGCCGCGAACAACATCGTGCTGGGCACCTACCGCCACATCACTGCACCGGAGTGCCGCCAGTTCCTGCTGCGTCAGGCGTTCGAAGAGGCGATCCATACGCACGCTTATCAATACATCGTCGAGAGCCTGGGGCTGGACGAAGGCGAGATCTTCAACGCGTATCACGAAGTGCCGTCGATTCGCGACAAGGACGAGTTCCTGCTGCCGTTCATCGAAGTCGTAGCCGATCCGTCGTTCCAGACCGGCACGCAGGAAGCCGACCAGAAGCTGCTGCGCTCGCTGATCGTGTTCGCCTGCATCATGGAAGGTCTGTTCTTCTATGTCGGCTTCACGCAGATCCTCGCGCTGGGCCGTCAAAACAAGATGACCGGTGCTGCGGAGCAGTATCAGTACATTCTTCGCGACGAGTCGATGCACTGCAACTTCGGCATCGACCTGATCAATCAGGTGAAGCTGGAAAACCCGAACCTGTGGACGCCGGAGTTCCGCGAAGAGATTCGCGAGCTGTTCAAGAAGGCGGTCGAGTTGGAGTATCGCTACGCCGAAGACACGATGCCGCGCGGCGTGCTTGGTTTGAACGCGGGCATGTTCAAGAGCTATCTTCGCTTCATCGCGAACCGTCGTTGTGCCCAAATTGGTCTCGAAGCGCTCTACCCGAACGAAGAGAATCCGTTCCCGTGGATGAGCGAGATGATCGATCTGAAGAAGGAGCGCAACTTCTTCGAAACGCGTGTGATCGAGTATCAGACCGGTGGCGCGCTGAGCTGGGACTAA
- the prmA gene encoding 50S ribosomal protein L11 methyltransferase yields the protein MYRELVVEVARAQAEALSDALLDLGVLSVSVEDADADTPDEQPMFGEPGLTPPDTAWQHSRVVALVGEDQDAAVLLAAAINELGLTESPAFTLRDVEEQDWVRLTQSQFEPMQIGQRIWVVPSWHDAPDTDALILELDPGLAFGTGSHPTTRLCMEWLEQNVQPGQSLLDYGCGSGILAILARKCGADPVIGIDIDPQAVESARYNSERNHAPVEYGLPDDLRDGQFNIVVANILSNPLKLLASMLTSRVAPGGRLALSGVLERQADEVIAAYAPYMKMSVWRAHDGWVCLHGQAAS from the coding sequence ATGTATCGCGAACTCGTCGTAGAAGTCGCCCGTGCCCAGGCCGAGGCTCTGTCAGACGCCCTGCTCGATCTCGGCGTGCTGTCGGTCTCGGTCGAAGACGCGGACGCCGACACGCCCGACGAGCAACCGATGTTCGGCGAGCCTGGCCTGACCCCGCCGGACACCGCGTGGCAACACTCGCGCGTGGTTGCGCTGGTGGGGGAAGATCAGGACGCCGCCGTGCTGCTCGCGGCGGCGATCAATGAATTGGGGCTCACCGAGTCCCCCGCGTTTACCTTGCGTGACGTGGAGGAACAGGATTGGGTGCGGCTCACGCAATCGCAATTCGAGCCAATGCAGATCGGCCAGCGGATCTGGGTGGTGCCGTCGTGGCACGACGCCCCGGACACCGACGCCCTGATCCTCGAACTCGATCCGGGTCTGGCGTTCGGTACCGGTAGCCATCCGACCACGCGACTGTGCATGGAGTGGCTCGAGCAGAATGTTCAGCCGGGCCAGTCGCTGCTCGACTACGGTTGCGGTTCGGGCATTCTGGCAATTCTCGCCCGCAAGTGCGGCGCTGATCCGGTCATCGGTATCGACATCGATCCGCAAGCGGTCGAGTCCGCCCGTTATAACAGCGAGCGCAATCACGCGCCGGTCGAATACGGGTTGCCCGACGATCTGCGCGACGGCCAGTTCAATATCGTGGTCGCCAATATCCTGTCGAATCCGCTCAAGCTGCTTGCCTCGATGCTGACGTCTCGCGTCGCACCGGGCGGACGCCTCGCACTGTCCGGCGTGCTGGAGCGGCAGGCCGACGAGGTGATCGCCGCCTACGCGCCTTATATGAAGATGTCGGTCTGGCGCGCTCACGATGGCTGGGTCTGCCTGCACGGGCAGGCCGCCAGCTAA
- the accB gene encoding acetyl-CoA carboxylase biotin carboxyl carrier protein: MDLRKLKTLIDLVAESGISELEVTEGEGKVRIVKAPPQVIAAPMQMAMPALAPQAAAQAPAASTAAPAPAAPALPQGHIVTSPMVGTFYRAPSPGADPFAQVGDSVKEGQTLCIIEAMKLLNEIESDKAGVIKEILVENGQAVEYGQPLFVIG, translated from the coding sequence ATGGATTTGCGCAAACTCAAGACGTTGATCGACCTCGTCGCCGAATCGGGTATTTCCGAACTTGAAGTCACCGAGGGCGAAGGCAAGGTTCGCATCGTCAAGGCACCGCCGCAAGTGATCGCCGCCCCGATGCAGATGGCCATGCCCGCACTCGCCCCGCAGGCCGCTGCGCAAGCTCCCGCCGCCTCGACTGCCGCACCGGCCCCGGCTGCCCCGGCGCTTCCGCAAGGTCATATCGTGACCTCGCCGATGGTCGGCACGTTCTATCGTGCGCCGTCGCCGGGCGCCGATCCGTTCGCGCAAGTCGGTGACTCGGTCAAGGAAGGCCAGACGCTGTGCATCATCGAAGCCATGAAGCTGCTCAACGAAATCGAGTCGGACAAGGCTGGCGTGATCAAGGAAATCCTGGTCGAGAACGGTCAGGCCGTGGAATACGGTCAGCCGCTGTTCGTGATCGGCTAA
- the tpx gene encoding thiol peroxidase → MSQVTLGGNPIEVDGQFPQKGQTAPALSLVNAKLQDVTLDDFAGKRKVLNIVPSLDTPTCATSTRKFNEAAGKLDNTVVLVISADLPFAMSRFCATEGLNNVVTLSTMRGREFLKNYGVAITTGPLAGVSARAVVVLDADNRVIHAELVPEIKNEPNYDAALAALS, encoded by the coding sequence ATGTCCCAAGTCACGCTCGGGGGTAACCCCATCGAAGTCGACGGCCAGTTCCCGCAAAAGGGTCAGACCGCACCGGCACTCTCGCTCGTCAACGCCAAGTTGCAAGACGTCACGCTCGACGACTTCGCAGGCAAACGCAAGGTGCTCAACATCGTGCCGAGTCTCGACACGCCGACCTGCGCCACGTCGACCCGCAAGTTCAACGAAGCCGCCGGCAAGCTCGATAACACTGTCGTGCTCGTGATCTCGGCCGACCTGCCGTTCGCAATGAGCCGTTTCTGCGCCACCGAAGGCCTGAACAACGTCGTTACGCTCTCGACTATGCGCGGTCGCGAGTTCCTCAAGAACTACGGTGTGGCAATCACGACGGGCCCGCTCGCCGGCGTGTCGGCACGTGCCGTGGTGGTGCTCGACGCCGATAACCGCGTCATCCACGCCGAACTCGTGCCCGAGATCAAGAACGAACCGAACTACGACGCCGCGCTCGCCGCCCTGTCGTAA
- a CDS encoding DUF3426 domain-containing protein has protein sequence MTQSSRVLATRCPHCHTVFRVVADQLKLRDGLVRCGNCREVFDGRAYLCEPPGEANDAPDHEAASAAHSTPAEATSPDLTVAPNGVGTPDVANLASEAQPSSLPLDSALSAATASAPASPQVSARETAPVDEASPPAVTSAASASFASPQRPPVPEMLTPTAIAALLGSPDESRAQMHHGPGRYLDDDDPTALTAPTASGMSSMSGERTPRAEPPVPSALAGQPRRPGAARVIWRLLLTLAILGLIAQWAWIERAAVIDRVPALRGVFAAAGRPMHVTIAPPRQPDMIQISSVTLVTDEAATADTADAPGTTASAASAAQGSAVPMTLTVFIRNQADYALAWPSLELTLSDLDGKPVVRRVFSASDYIADTALREAGLASRNERTIRLRLSAQAALASNYRVLAFYP, from the coding sequence ATGACCCAGTCCTCGCGCGTTCTCGCTACCCGCTGCCCTCACTGTCATACCGTCTTTCGCGTCGTCGCGGACCAGCTCAAGCTGCGCGACGGCCTTGTGCGTTGCGGCAACTGCCGCGAGGTGTTCGACGGCCGCGCCTATCTCTGCGAGCCGCCGGGCGAGGCAAATGACGCACCGGACCATGAGGCGGCCAGCGCCGCCCATTCGACACCTGCCGAAGCGACGTCGCCCGATCTCACCGTCGCACCGAACGGCGTCGGCACCCCCGACGTTGCGAACCTCGCGAGCGAAGCGCAGCCCTCATCGCTACCGCTCGATTCCGCGCTGTCTGCGGCAACAGCGTCCGCGCCAGCGTCTCCCCAGGTCTCCGCGCGCGAAACGGCACCAGTCGACGAAGCGTCGCCCCCTGCCGTGACGTCAGCGGCCTCGGCGTCGTTCGCCTCGCCCCAGCGCCCACCGGTGCCCGAGATGCTCACGCCCACGGCCATTGCCGCGCTGTTGGGCAGTCCCGACGAAAGCCGCGCGCAAATGCATCACGGCCCGGGGCGCTACCTCGACGACGACGATCCCACCGCGCTCACCGCACCGACCGCGTCGGGCATGTCGAGCATGTCGGGCGAGCGAACGCCGCGCGCCGAGCCGCCGGTTCCGTCCGCGCTCGCCGGACAACCGCGGCGCCCCGGTGCTGCCCGCGTGATCTGGCGCTTGCTTCTCACGCTGGCTATCCTCGGCCTGATCGCACAATGGGCATGGATCGAACGCGCTGCGGTGATCGACCGGGTGCCGGCGCTGCGCGGGGTATTCGCAGCGGCAGGCCGTCCCATGCATGTGACGATCGCACCACCGCGTCAGCCGGACATGATTCAGATTTCCAGCGTCACTCTTGTCACCGACGAAGCCGCCACAGCCGATACGGCTGACGCGCCCGGCACAACGGCCAGCGCAGCGTCGGCCGCTCAGGGCAGCGCGGTGCCAATGACACTCACCGTTTTCATCCGCAACCAGGCGGACTACGCGCTCGCGTGGCCGTCGCTCGAACTCACGCTGTCGGACCTTGACGGCAAGCCCGTCGTGCGGCGCGTTTTCTCGGCCAGCGACTACATCGCAGACACCGCGCTGCGTGAGGCCGGTCTGGCTTCACGCAATGAACGCACGATTCGGTTACGATTGTCGGCGCAGGCAGCGCTAGCCAGTAATTACCGGGTGCTCGCGTTCTATCCCTGA
- a CDS encoding membrane protein produces MARLTTPLIILAAAASLSLSACTAFGPSNSASVYSSRQAQREQVVRMGTVESVRPVTIDSSNGDPGILGIAGGGALGAIGGSAIGGGRGSIATGIVGGLLGAVAGQAIESRMSKKAGLEITVRLDNGELRAITQDADEAFQPGQRVRLLSSGGVTRVTH; encoded by the coding sequence ATGGCACGACTGACCACACCGCTCATTATTCTCGCCGCCGCGGCTTCGCTCTCTCTGTCCGCCTGCACGGCGTTCGGTCCAAGCAACTCTGCGAGCGTCTACAGCAGCCGGCAGGCGCAACGCGAACAGGTCGTGCGCATGGGCACGGTTGAATCGGTGCGTCCGGTCACGATCGACAGCAGCAATGGCGATCCGGGCATTCTCGGCATTGCGGGCGGCGGCGCACTCGGCGCCATTGGCGGTAGTGCGATCGGCGGCGGTCGCGGCTCGATCGCGACGGGCATCGTCGGGGGTCTGCTGGGTGCTGTGGCAGGTCAGGCCATCGAAAGCCGCATGAGCAAGAAGGCAGGTCTGGAAATCACCGTGCGACTCGACAATGGCGAACTGCGTGCGATCACGCAGGACGCCGACGAGGCGTTCCAGCCGGGACAGCGCGTGCGTCTGCTCTCGAGCGGCGGTGTGACACGTGTGACGCACTAA
- a CDS encoding histone H1-like DNA-binding protein: MATTAKKKPAAKKAVAKKPVAKKAAAAKKPVAKKAVAAKKPVAKKAAAAKKPAAKKVAAKKPAAKKVAVKKVAAKKPVAKKAAVKKVAAKKPVAKKAAVKKVAAKKPAAKKAAVKKVAAKKPAAKKAAVKKVAAKKPAAKKAAAKKPAAKKPAAKKPAAAKKPAVKKVAAKPAAAPAAAAPAAPKTALNPAAAWPFPTGSRP; this comes from the coding sequence ATGGCTACTACTGCTAAGAAAAAACCCGCAGCCAAGAAGGCTGTTGCCAAGAAGCCGGTAGCGAAGAAGGCTGCCGCCGCCAAGAAGCCTGTCGCCAAGAAGGCTGTGGCTGCTAAGAAGCCGGTCGCGAAGAAGGCAGCTGCTGCCAAGAAGCCGGCAGCGAAGAAGGTTGCTGCCAAGAAGCCGGCCGCCAAGAAGGTCGCGGTGAAGAAGGTTGCCGCCAAGAAGCCGGTTGCCAAGAAGGCGGCAGTGAAGAAGGTTGCCGCCAAGAAGCCGGTTGCCAAGAAGGCAGCAGTGAAGAAGGTTGCCGCCAAGAAGCCGGCCGCCAAGAAGGCAGCAGTCAAGAAAGTTGCCGCCAAGAAGCCGGCCGCCAAGAAGGCAGCAGTGAAGAAGGTTGCTGCCAAGAAGCCGGCAGCGAAGAAGGCTGCTGCGAAGAAGCCGGCTGCCAAGAAGCCTGCTGCTAAGAAGCCCGCTGCTGCCAAGAAGCCGGCAGTGAAGAAGGTTGCTGCAAAGCCTGCTGCTGCTCCGGCTGCTGCAGCACCGGCAGCACCGAAGACGGCTCTGAATCCGGCAGCGGCATGGCCGTTCCCGACCGGCAGCCGTCCGTAA